The Coffea arabica cultivar ET-39 chromosome 3c, Coffea Arabica ET-39 HiFi, whole genome shotgun sequence genome contains a region encoding:
- the LOC113734591 gene encoding probable aldo-keto reductase 2, with translation MAAAAAAEVKVPRIKLGSQGLEVSAQGLGCMGMSGSYGPPKPEPDMIKLIHHAISRGITHLDTSDLYGPHTNEILIGKALKEGIRVKVELATKFAVSFQDGKFDVRGDPAYVRASCEASLKRLDVDCIDLYYQARIDTRVPVEVTIGELKKLVEEGKIKYIGLSEASASTIRRAHAVHPITAVQLEWSLWSRDVEEEIIPTCRELGIGIVAYSPLGRGFFSSGPKLSENLAEGDFRKHMPRFQAENLEHNKNLYEQVNAIASRKGCTPSQLALAWVHHQGNDVCPIPGTTKIENLNHNIGALSVKLSAEEMAELESIASAGVKGDRYGPGISTWQTSETPPLSTWKRT, from the exons ATGGCAGCGGCTGCAGCAGCAGAAGTGAAAGTGCCAAGAATCAAGCTGGGCTCGCAAGGTCTTGAAGTTTCAGCTCAAGGACTGGGCTGCATGGGCATGTCAGGCTCCTACGGGCCGCCGAAGCCCGAGCCTGATATGATCAAACTCATCCACCATGCTATTAGCAGAGGTATCACCCATCTTGATACCTCCGATCTCTATGGACCTCACACCAACGAAATACTCATTGGCAAG GCCTTGAAGGAAGGAATAAGAGTGAAAGTGGAGCTAGCAACAAAATTTGCAGTCAGTTTTCAGGATGGGAAGTTTGATGTACGTGGTGATCCAGCCTATGTGAGGGCTTCTTGTGAAGCGAGTTTGAAGCGGCTTGATGTGGACTGCATTGATCTCTATTATCAAGCTCGCATCGATACACGTGTGCCCGTTGAAGTCACG ATAGGAGAGCTCAAGAAACTGGTTGAAGAGGGTAAAATAAAGTATATAGGTCTGTCTGAGGCCTCAGCTTCAACAATTCGAAGAGCACATGCTGTTCATCCAATAACAGCTGTACAGTTGGAGTGGTCATTGTGGAGCAGAGATGTCGAGGAAGAGATTATTCCCACTTGCAG AGAGCTTGGCATAGGGATTGTTGCATACAGTCCACTTGGACGAGGTTTCTTCTCATCAGGTCCAAAGCTGAGCGAGAATTTGGCTGAAGGTGACTTCCGAAAG CATATGCCAAGGTTTCAAGCAGAGAATTTGGAGCACAACAAGAACTTGTACGAGCAGGTCAATGCCATTGCTTCAAGGAAGGGTTGTACTCCATCACAGCTAGCATTGGCCTGGGTCCATCACCAAGGCAATGATGTTTGCCCCATACCTGGCACTACCAAGATTGAGAACCTCAATCATAATATAGGAGCTTTGTCTGTAAAACTGTCAGCAGAGGAAATGGCGGAACTTGAATCTATTGCTTCTGCAGGAGTCAAGGGTGATAGGTATGGGCCTGGCATTAGTACTTGGCAAACTTCTGAAACTCCACCTTTGTCAACCTGGAAGAGGACATGA
- the LOC113734590 gene encoding auxin-induced protein PCNT115-like codes for MAAAAAAAAAAAAVAEVKVPRIKLGSQGCEVSAQGLGCMGMSAFYGPPKPEPDMIKLIHHAISRGITHLDTSDVYGPHTNEILIGKALKEGMRAKVELATKFAVSYEDGKFDICGDPAYVRAACEASLKRLDVDCIDLYYQHRIDTRVPIEVTIGELKKLVEEGKIKYIGLSEASASTIRRAHAVHPITAIQLEWSLWSRDVEEEIIPTCRELGIGIVAYSPLGQGFFSSGPKLIENLTEGDFRKYLPRFQAENLEHNKKLYERVNAIASRKGCTPSQLALAWVHHQGNDVCPIPGTTKIQNLNQNIGALSVKLSAEDKAELESIASAGVKGERCGPEISTWQNSETPPLSTWKCT; via the exons ATGGCAGCGgcggcagcagcagcagcagcagcagcagcagtagcAGAAGTGAAGGTGCCAAGAATCAAGCTGGGCTCACAAGGTTGTGAAGTTTCAGCTCAAGGGCTGGGCTGCATGGGCATGTCAGCCTTCTACGGCCCGCCCAAGCCCGAGCCCGACATGATCAAGCTCATCCACCATGCTATTAGCAGAGGTATCACTCATCTGGACACCTCCGATGTCTATGGACCTCACACTAACGAAATACTCATTGGAAAG GCTTTGAAGGAAGGAATGAGAGCGAAAGTGGAGCTAGCAACGAAATTTGCAGTCTCTTACGAGGATGGAAAGTTTGACATATGCGGTGATCCAGCCTATGTGAGAGCTGCGTGTGAAGCCAGCTTGAAGCGGCTTGATGTGGACTGCATTGATCTCTATTATCAACATCGCATCGATACACGCGTGCCCATTGAAGTCACG ATTGGAGAACTTAAAAAACTGGTTGAAGAGGGTAAAATAAAGTATATAGGTCTATCCGAGGCCTCTGCTTCAACAATTAGAAGAGCACATGCTGTTCATCCAATAACAGCTATACAGTTGGAGTGGTCATTGTGGAGCAGAGATGTCGAGGAAGAGATCATTCCCACTTGCAG AGAGCTTGGCATAGGGATTGTTGCATACAGTCCACTCGGACAAGGATTCTTCTCTTCAGGTCCAAAGCTGATTGAGAATTTGACTGAAGGTGACTTCCGAAAG TATTTGCCAAGGTTTCAAGCAGAGAATTTGGAGCACAACAAGAAGTTGTATGAGCGTGTCAATGCCATTGCTTCAAGGAAGGGTTGTACTCCATCACAGCTAGCATTGGCCTGGGTCCATCACCAAGGCAATGATGTTTGCCCCATACCCGGCACTACCAAGATTCAGAACCTCAATCAGAATATAGGAGCTTTATCCGTAAAACTGTCCGCAGAGGATAAGGCGGAACTCGAATCTATTGCTTCGGCTGGAGTCAAGGGTGAGAGATGCGGGCCTGAAATTAGCACTTGGCAAAATTCTGAAACTCCACCTTTGTCAACCTGGAAGTGCACATGA
- the LOC113735574 gene encoding auxin-induced protein PCNT115-like — protein MEAAAAAAPAEVKVPRIRLGSQGCEVSAQGLGCMGVSAFYGPPKPEPDMIKLIHHAISRGITHLDTADVYGPHTNEILIGKALKEGMRAKVELATKFAVSYEDGKFDVRGDPAYVRACCEASLKRLDVDCIDLYYQHRIDTRVPIEVTIGELKKLVEEGKIKYIGLSEASASTIRRAHAVHPITAIQLEWSLWTRDVEEEIIPTCRELGIGIVAYSPLGQGFFSSGPKLIENLTEGDFRKYSPRFQADNLEHNKNLYEQVNVIASRKGCTPSQLALAWVHHQGNDVCPIPGTTKIQNLNQNIGALSVKLSAEDKAELESIASAGVKGERHGPQISTWQNSETPPLSTWKST, from the exons ATGGAAgcggcagcagcagcagcaccaGCAGAAGTGAAAGTGCCAAGAATCAGGCTGGGCTCACAAGGTTGTGAAGTTTCAGCTCAAGGGCTGGGCTGCATGGGCGTGTCAGCCTTCTACGGCCCGCCCAAGCCCGAGCCCGACATGATCAAGCTCATCCACCATGCTATTAGCAGAGGTATCACCCATCTGGACACCGCCGATGTCTATGGACCTCACACTAACGAAATACTCATTGGTAAG GCTTTGAAGGAAGGAATGAGAGCAAAAGTGGAGCTAGCAACGAAATTTGCAGTTTCTTACGAGGATGGGAAATTTGATGTACGTGGTGATCCAGCCTATGTGAGGGCTTGTTGTGAAGCCAGCTTGAAGCGGCTTGATGTGGACTGCATTGATCTCTATTATCAACATCGCATCGATACACGCGTGCCCATTGAAGTCACG ATAGGAGAACTTAAGAAACTGGTTGAAGAGGGTAAAATAAAGTACATAGGTCTATCCGAGGCCTCAGCTTCAACAATTAGAAGAGCACATGCTGTTCATCCAATAACAGCTATACAGTTGGAGTGGTCATTGTGGACCAGAGACGTCGAGGAAGAGATCATTCCCACTTGCAG AGAGCTTGGCATAGGGATTGTTGCATACAGTCCACTCGGACAAGGATTCTTCTCTTCAGGTCCAAAGCTGATCGAGAATTTGACTGAAGGTGACTTCCGAAAG TATTCGCCAAGGTTTCAAGCAGATAATTTGGAGCACAACAAGAACTTGTACGAGCAGGTCAATGTCATTGCTTCAAGGAAGGGTTGTACTCCATCACAGCTAGCATTGGCCTGGGTCCATCACCAAGGAAATGATGTTTGCCCCATACCCGGCACTACCAAGATTCAGAACCTCAATCAGAATATAGGAGCTTTATCCGTAAAACTGTCCGCAGAGGATAAGGCGGAACTCGAATCTATTGCTTCGGCTGGAGTCAAGGGTGAGAGACACGGGCCTCAAATTAGCACTTGGCAAAATTCTGAAACTCCACCTTTGTCAACATGGAAGAGTACATGA